A window of the Vigna angularis cultivar LongXiaoDou No.4 chromosome 3, ASM1680809v1, whole genome shotgun sequence genome harbors these coding sequences:
- the LOC108325016 gene encoding protein HSH49 has protein sequence MSGNSNCSVYIGNLDERVTERVLYDILIQAGRVVDLHIPKDKETEKPKGYAFAEYETDEIADYAVRLFSGLVTLYNRTLKFAMSGRDKTTLNGSTAVTPTSNSSQRPRPYAVAINNSENFQHPARLSTSDRFSDYAVNHSQVPPIRVTSGNGSHYSGNNYEYSRRAFGATLDSISRNRSRRFDRSSPISYPHY, from the exons GCAATCTAGATGAGAGGGTGACAGAGAGAGTCTTGTATGATATATTAATCCAAGCAGGACGAGTGGTAGATTTGCACATTCCTAAAGATAAGGAAACTGAGAAACCGAAAGGTTATGCCTTTGCAGAATATGAAACTGATGAGATTGCAGATTATGCTGTCCGACTTTTCTCGGGCCTTGTAACTCTCTATAACAGAACACTCAAGTTTGCA ATGTCTGGGAGAGACAAGACTACACTTAATGGCTCTACAGCAGTTACCCCCACATCAAATTCTTCTCAAAGACCAAGGCCATATGCAGTCGCAATAAATAATTCAGAAAATTTCCAGCACCCTGCCAGGCTATCAACTTCTGATCGATTTTCAGATTATGCAGTAAATCATTCCCAAG TTCCTCCTATTCGTGTAACTAGTGGGAATGGATCTCACTATAGTGGCAACAATTATGAATACAGCAGGAGAGCTTTTGGGGCAACATTGGATAGCATTAGCCGTAATAGGTCACGCCGCTTTGATAGAAGTAGCCCAATCTCTTACCCACATTACTAA